One genomic window of Motacilla alba alba isolate MOTALB_02 chromosome 3, Motacilla_alba_V1.0_pri, whole genome shotgun sequence includes the following:
- the MSH6 gene encoding DNA mismatch repair protein Msh6, which yields MSRQSTLLRFFSKAAPPAATEPRTEPRRRASGEQNGLQAAGSPPGGAGRAAARRGESGEKGAGGGAAAKGPSVSCEYSPGDLVWAKMEGYPWWPCLIYNHPTERTIVRGKGKSARVHVQFFDDSPTRGWISVKYLKPYKGSSDGETMKGGMFYSTKPEIKRAMVLADDAMSKDKTKRLELAVCNEPSDTEEEEEEMEEMSENASGNSEDCNSEEDMKSNKRVMSRERAVKAKRRRVLDSDSDHDGSDVEFKPDGKEAASSEEASSGVDENESSDAETESLAESPVKVPSKRKRREVKKPAKRSSLGNECSETPKRAATVSSEAKSKLTSFAAPESFESQTNACSGGTGGFSVWEHEKLDWLQEGKRRDAHRRRQGDPDYDPCTLYVPEDYLNKCTPGVRRWWQLKSQNFDAVICYKVGKFYELYHMDAVTGVNELGLIFMKGTWAHSGFPETAFGRFSDVLVQKGYKVARVEQTETPEMMEARCRSAGHSSRFDKVVRREICRIITKGTQTYSVMDCDPSENHSKFLLCVKEKEDSAGTRVYGVCFVDTSMGKFHVGQFPDDRHCSRFRTLVAHYTPVQVLFEKGNLSVDTQKILKGSLVSCIQEGLTSGSQFWNASKTLKVLLEEGYFKEKQNSENGCSLPSVIKSLTSESDSLGLTPGENSELALSALGGCVFYLKKCLIDQELLSQANFEEYVPVDIATAKTVSLSSLFSRTGQRMVLDGVTLMNLEVLQNGTNGSTEGTLLERIDSCCTPFGKRLLKQWLCAPLCNPKSINDRLDAVEDLMAVPDKMSEVTEYLKKLPDLERLLSKIHSIGSPLKSQNHPDSRAIFYEELKYSKKKIADFLSTLEGFKVMNEIVEFMEEFASDFKSRVLKQLVTRKAKSPDGRFPDLSAELTRWDTAFDHNQARKTGVITPKLGFDPDYDGALEDIRALEEDLRKYLDKQRKLLGSKSVQYWGTGKNRYQMEIPESVISRNLPEEYELRSSRKGYKRYWTKEIEKMLAAMVNAEERRDAALKDCMRRLFYNFDKNSKDWQTAVECIAVLDVLMSLAHYSQGGDGPLCRPVILLPTDNAPPFLELRNSRHPCITKTFFGDDFIPNDIVIGIKDEGSSSEASCVLVTGPNMGGKSTLMRQAGLLVVMAQLGCYVPAEACRLTPIDRVFTRLGASDRIMAGESTFFVELSETSSILQHATEHSLVLVDELGRGTATFDGTAIASAVVKELAERIRCRTLFSTHYHSLVEDYSHSGAVRLGHMACMVENESEDPSQETITFLYKFIEGACPKSYGFNAARLADIPEEVIQKGHRKAKEFEKTTISLRIFRYLCQVVDGATCDPNAVRKLTAMIDRL from the exons ATGTCTCGGCAGAGCACCCTGCTCCGCTTCTTCTCCAAGgccgcgccgccggccgccACCGAGCCCCGCACcgagccccgccgccgcgcctCGGGGGAGCAGAATGGCCTCCAGGCCGCCGGCAGCcccccgggcggggcgggccgagcggcggcgcggcgcggcgaAAGCGGCGAGAagggcgcggggggcggcgcggccgccaAGGGCCCCAG TGTCTCCTGTGAGTATTCTCCTGGGGACTTGGTGTGGGCCAAGATGGAAGGCTATCCCTGGTGGCCATGTCTCATATACAACCATCCCACTGAAAGAACAATagtcagaggaaaaggaaaatccgCTCGTGTCCACGTGCAGTTCTTTGATGACAGCCCTACGAGGGGTTGGATCAGTGTTAAATACCTGAAGCCATATAAAG GTTCATCAGATGGGGAGACGATGAAGGGAGGTATGTTTTACAGCACAAAGCCTGAAATTAAAAGAGCCATGGTGCTGGCAGATGATGCCATGAGCAAAGATAAAACCAAGAGGCTTGAACTGGCAGTATGCAATGAGCCTTCAgacacagaggaggaagaggaagaaatggag gagATGAGTGAAAATGCATCAGGCAACAGTGAAGACTGCAATAGTGAGGAGGACATGAAAAGCAATAAGCGAGTGATGAGCAGGGAAAGAGCTGTAAAAGCCAAGAGAAGGAGAGTGTTGGATTCTGACAGTGACCACGATGGCTCCGATGTGGAGTTCAAGCCTGAtgggaaagaagcagcaagCAGTGAGGAAGCCAGTAGTGGGGTGGATGAAAATGAGTCTTCTGACGCAGAGACAGAGAGTCTTGCAGAGAGCCCCGTAAAAGTCCCTTCTAAACGAAAGAGAAGAGAGGTGAAAAAGCCTGCTAAAAGGAGTAGCTTGGGAAATGAATGTTCTGAAACACCCAAAAGAGCAGCAACAGTCTCTTCAGAAGCCAAGTCTAAGCTGACATCCTTTGCAGCACCTGAAAGTTTTGAATCTCAAACAAATGCTTGCAGTGGAGGCACTGGTGGCTTCTCAGTGTGGGAGCACGAAAAGCTTGACTGGCTGcaagaggggaagaggagagatgCGCACAGGAGGCGTCAGGGTGACCCTGATTATGACCCCTGTACTCTGTATGTGCCCGAGGATTACCTCAACAAGTGCACGCCGGGCGTGCGGAGGTGGTGGCAGCTCAAAAGCCAAAACTTTGACGCTGTGATTTGCTACAAGGTCGGAAAGTTCTACGAGTTGTATCACATGGACGCGGTCACTGGCGTCAATGAGCTGGGCCTGATCTTTATGAAGGGCACCTGGGCCCACTCGGGTTTTCCAGAAACCGCATTTGGCCGATTCTCCGATGTCCTGGTGCAGAAGGGCTACAAGGTGGCGCGCGTGGAGCAGACGGAAACGCCCGAAATGATGGAAGCGCGCTGCAGGTCCGCGGGCCACTCCAGCAGGTTTGACAAGGTGGTGCGCCGGGAGATCTGCAGGATCATCACCAAGGGAACCCAGACCTACAGCGTCATGGACTGCGACCCCTCCGAGAACCACAGCAAGTTCCTGCTGTGcgtgaaggagaaggaggactCGGCCGGGACGCGCGTCTACGGGGTCTGTTTCGTCGACACCTCCATGGGGAAGTTCCACGTTGGCCAGTTCCCAGACGACCGCCACTGCTCCAGGTTTAGGACTTTGGTAGCTCACTACACCCCTGTGCAGGTGCTGTTTGAGAAGGGCAACCTGTCTGTGGACACACAGAAGATACTGAAGGGCTCCCTTGTTTCTTGCATTCAGGAAGGGCTGACCTCGGGTTCCCAGTTCTGGAATGCATCTAAAACACTAAAAGTCCTTCTTGAGGAAGGATATTTCAAGGAGAAGCAGAATTCTGAAAATGGATGTTCTCTGCCCTCTGTAATCAAATCTCTGACTTCAGAGAGTGACTCCCTGGGATTAACTCCTGGTGAAAACAGTGAGTTGGCTTTGTCAGCTCTTGGGGGATGTGTCTTCTATCTCAAAAAATGTCTGATTGATCAGGAGCTGTTATCACAGGCAAACTTTGAGGAATATGTCCCTGTGGATATTGCTACTGCAAAAACCGTGAGTTTAAGTAGTTTGTTTAGCAGAACTGGCCAGCGGATGGTGCTGGATGGAGTCACCCTGATGAACTTGGAAGTCCTGCAGAATGGAACCAATGGAAGCACAGAAGGTACTTTGTTGGAAAGGATTGATTCTTGCTGTACACCATTCGGGAAGCGACTCTTGAAACAGTGGCTCTGCGCTCCGCTTTGTAATCCTAAATCCATCAATGATCGTTTGGATGCTGTCGAGGACCTCATGGCAGTGCCAGATAAAATGTCTGAAGTCACTGAGTACCTCAAGAAACTGCCTGACCTTGAAAGACTGCTCAGCAAAATTCACAGCATTGGGTCGCCACTCAAAAGTCAGAACCATCCTGACAGCAGGGCCATCTTCTATGAAGAACTCAAatatagcaagaaaaaaattgctgactTTCTGTCTACCCTGGAGGGATTCAAAGTAATGAATGAAATTGTCGAATTCATGGAGGAGTTTGCTAGTGACTTCAAATCTAGAGTCCTGAAGCAGCTGGTCACCCGCAAAGCCAAAAGTCCCGACGGCCGCTTCCCAGACCTGAGTGCAGAGCTCACAAGGTGGGACACTGCCTTTGATCACAACCAGGCTCGGAAGACAGGAGTGATTACCCCCAAACTAGGATTTGACCCCGATTATGACGGAGCACTAGAGGATATCAGAGCTCTCGAGGAGGATCTTCGGAAGTACCTGGATAAGCAACGCAAGCTGCTTGGGTCCAAATCCGTGCAGTACTGGGGGACGGGCAAGAACCGGTACCAGATGGAAATCCCAGAAAGTGTCATATCCCGTAACCTGCCCGAGGAGTACGAGCTGAGGTCAAGCAGGAAGGGCTACAAGCGCTACTGGACCAAGGAGATCGAGAAGATGCTGGCTGCGATGGTGAACGCCGAGGAGCGCCGCGACGCCGCCCTCAAGGACTGCATGAGGCGCCTCTTCTACAACTTCGACAAGAACAGCAAGGACTGGCAGACAGCTGTGGAGTGCATTGCTGTGCTGG ATGTCTTGATGTCCCTTGCTCACTACAGTCAAGGTGGTGATGGACCTCTGTGCCGACCTGTAATCCTGCTGCCTACGGATAATGCTCCTCCTTTCCTGGAACTCAGAAATTCCCGCCATCCATGCATCACAAAAACTTTCTTTGGGGATGATTTTATTCCCAATGACATCGTGATAGGCATCAAGgatgaaggcagcagcagtgaggccTCCTGTGTGCTGGTAACTGGCCCCAACATGGGTGGCAAATCTACGCTCATGAGACAG GCTGGTCTCCTGGTGGTCATGGCCCAGCTGGGGTGCTACGTGCCCGCGGAAGCCTGCAGGCTCACGCCCATCGACCGCGTGTTCACGCGGCTCGGCGCCTCCGACAGGATCATGGCTG GTGAAAGTACCTTCTTTGTTGAATTGAGTGAGACCTCCAGCATTCTGCAGCATGCAACAGAGCATTCCCTTGTTCTCGTGGATGAACTGG gcagaggcACGGCCACGTTTGACGGAACAGCCATAGCGAGCGCGGTGGTGAAGGAGCTGGCGGAGAGGATCCGGTGCCGGACGCTGTTCTCCACTCACTACCACTCCCTGGTGGAGGACTATTCCCACAGCGGGGCCGTGCGCCTGGGCCACATG GCATGCATGGTTGAAAATGAGAGTGAGGATCCAAGCCAGGAAACAATTACGTTCCTGTACAAGTTCATTGAAGGAGCCTGCCCAAAGAGCTACGGCTTCAATGCAGCAAGACTTGCAGATATTCCAGAGGAAGTCATTCAGAAGGGgcacagaaaagccaaagaGTTTGAAAAAACAACCATCTCACTGAGAATATTTAG GTACCTGTGCCAGGTGGTGGATGGAGCAACCTGTGATCCAAACGCAGTTCGGAAACTCACGGCGATGATCGACCGGCTTTAG